Proteins from a genomic interval of Staphylococcus debuckii:
- the proC gene encoding pyrroline-5-carboxylate reductase has protein sequence MKIVFYGSGNMAHAIFAGIIDSNVIDPNDIYITNRSNEAVLKGYADELGVNYSYDDAALLADADFVFLGTKPYDFESLADRIRPYITDQNKFISIMAGISIQYIRKELEHDNPIARIMPNTNAQVGHSVTGLSFSKNYPEEARQKVVDIVNAFGSELEVQEDALHQVTAITGSGPAFLYHVFEKYVEAGVRLGLDKEEVEESIRNLIIGTGKMIERSDLSMEQLRQNVTSKGGTTQAGLDALSQHDLEGIFEDCFKAAVKRSKELSNEE, from the coding sequence ATGAAAATTGTATTTTATGGTTCAGGCAATATGGCACATGCTATCTTTGCAGGTATCATTGATTCTAATGTAATTGATCCTAATGATATTTATATTACTAATCGTTCGAATGAAGCGGTACTTAAAGGGTACGCTGATGAATTGGGTGTGAATTACAGTTATGATGATGCTGCGTTACTAGCAGATGCAGACTTTGTTTTTCTAGGTACAAAGCCTTATGATTTCGAATCTTTGGCTGATCGTATTCGTCCTTACATTACTGATCAAAATAAATTTATTTCTATAATGGCTGGCATTTCAATTCAATATATTAGAAAAGAACTGGAACATGATAATCCGATTGCCAGAATCATGCCGAATACCAATGCTCAAGTAGGTCACTCAGTCACTGGTTTAAGTTTCTCGAAAAATTATCCTGAGGAAGCGCGTCAGAAAGTCGTTGATATTGTGAATGCGTTTGGTTCAGAACTTGAAGTTCAAGAAGACGCTTTACATCAAGTTACAGCGATAACTGGAAGCGGTCCTGCTTTCTTGTATCATGTGTTTGAGAAGTATGTAGAAGCGGGCGTGAGACTAGGATTAGATAAAGAAGAAGTTGAAGAATCTATCCGTAATTTAATTATTGGTACAGGAAAAATGATTGAACGTTCTGATTTGAGTATGGAACAATTAAGACAAAACGTGACTTCTAAAGGCGGCACGACTCAAGCCGGCCTTGACGCTTTATCTCAACATGATTTAGAAGGTATCTTCGAGGATTGTTTTAAAGCTGCTGTCAAACGTAGTAAAGAACTTTCAAATGAAGAATAA
- the scpB gene encoding SMC-Scp complex subunit ScpB, which translates to MALEHKGILEGLLYTAGDEGLEASQIMEVLEITEDELNELATSYQAPGLMIQQYGTTYVLTTKSEAAPYIEKLIKNQSNMKLSQAAMEVLSIIAYNQPVTRSDIELIRGINSDGAAKTLIARGLVEARAEDNSRSQQLYTTPLFLNVFGMANLDELPTTEEEEEEIESFFNNLINQKGDNNE; encoded by the coding sequence ATGGCATTGGAGCATAAGGGGATACTAGAAGGTTTATTATACACAGCAGGGGATGAAGGCTTAGAAGCCAGCCAAATAATGGAAGTATTGGAAATAACCGAAGATGAGTTAAATGAACTTGCAACATCCTATCAGGCTCCTGGATTAATGATCCAACAATATGGTACTACATATGTATTAACTACCAAATCCGAAGCTGCTCCGTATATTGAAAAGTTGATTAAAAACCAATCGAATATGAAACTCTCGCAAGCAGCAATGGAAGTATTATCCATTATCGCTTATAATCAACCAGTAACAAGAAGCGATATTGAATTAATTCGCGGCATTAATTCGGATGGTGCAGCTAAGACGTTAATTGCAAGAGGTTTGGTTGAAGCTAGGGCAGAGGATAACTCTCGCAGTCAGCAACTTTATACAACGCCTTTATTCTTGAATGTTTTTGGTATGGCAAACTTGGATGAACTTCCGACAACTGAAGAAGAGGAAGAAGAAATAGAATCATTTTTCAATAATTTGATTAACCAAAAAGGAGATAATAATGAGTAA
- a CDS encoding aldo/keto reductase — protein MQKNVLKSGLEISELGLGCMSLGTEKKHAQAIIERAIELGITYFDTADMYDKGINEKLVGEILKPYQNTHDIVIGTKVGNHLKEDGTTFWDPSKKHIKESVKQSLKNLGVDELDLYQLHGGTIDDPLDETISAFDELKKEGLIRAYGISSIRPNVINYYLEHSDIDTWMAQFNLIDNRPEDLFQAAHKKGVKLLARGPVFKGLLTSSSNQALDDKFSEGIFDYSYQELGSTIASLKEIEHNLTALTFNYSRAQDVLGSIIAGASSVEQLEENVKNLNTEVDFNRIQAARKRVKDLHYTNHLN, from the coding sequence ATGCAAAAGAATGTTTTGAAGAGCGGATTAGAGATATCTGAATTAGGTTTAGGGTGTATGAGCCTAGGAACAGAAAAGAAGCATGCACAAGCTATCATCGAACGTGCAATTGAATTAGGAATTACTTATTTTGATACAGCTGATATGTATGATAAAGGGATAAATGAAAAATTAGTCGGTGAAATTCTGAAACCTTATCAAAATACGCACGATATTGTTATTGGAACGAAAGTAGGAAATCATCTTAAAGAAGATGGAACAACATTTTGGGATCCTTCTAAAAAACATATTAAAGAAAGCGTTAAACAATCATTGAAAAACTTAGGCGTTGATGAGTTGGATTTATACCAACTTCATGGCGGCACGATTGATGACCCGCTAGATGAAACAATCAGTGCATTTGATGAATTGAAGAAAGAAGGACTTATTCGTGCATATGGGATATCTTCTATTCGCCCTAATGTTATTAATTATTATTTAGAGCATAGTGATATCGATACATGGATGGCGCAATTTAATTTAATTGATAATCGACCTGAAGATTTATTCCAAGCAGCACACAAAAAAGGCGTAAAACTCTTAGCCCGAGGCCCGGTTTTTAAAGGGTTATTAACATCTTCAAGCAATCAAGCCTTAGATGACAAATTCAGTGAAGGAATTTTTGATTATAGCTATCAAGAATTAGGCAGTACTATTGCTTCTTTAAAGGAAATTGAACATAACTTAACAGCGCTTACGTTTAATTATTCCCGTGCTCAAGATGTGCTAGGATCTATTATTGCAGGAGCAAGCAGTGTAGAACAACTTGAAGAAAATGTAAAAAATCTTAATACAGAAGTAGATTTTAATCGTATTCAAGCAGCACGTAAGCGTGTAAAAGACCTTCATTATACAAATCATTTAAATTAA
- a CDS encoding NUDIX hydrolase → MDLTEKTLSKKHIYSGKIIDVDVDEVRLPNGETSKREIVNHSGAVAVCALTPENKVVFVKQYRKPVEKVLLEIPAGKLEEGEDPEEAAHRELEEETGYIAESLELIADVYTSPGFANEKISIYFTDNLKKGNVHLDPDEFVEQVELSIDEINDLVANLEITDSKTLIALQHLLSNYNHSK, encoded by the coding sequence ATGGACTTAACAGAAAAAACACTTAGCAAAAAACATATCTATTCAGGAAAAATTATAGATGTAGATGTCGATGAAGTACGGTTGCCGAATGGAGAGACTTCTAAACGCGAAATCGTCAACCACTCAGGCGCTGTGGCAGTTTGTGCGCTCACACCTGAAAATAAAGTCGTGTTTGTGAAGCAATATCGTAAACCCGTTGAAAAAGTATTATTAGAAATTCCGGCCGGAAAATTAGAAGAGGGGGAAGACCCTGAAGAAGCTGCACATCGCGAATTAGAAGAAGAAACAGGCTATATCGCTGAAAGTTTAGAATTAATTGCAGATGTTTATACTTCTCCAGGTTTCGCAAATGAGAAAATCTCCATTTACTTTACAGATAATTTGAAGAAAGGAAATGTCCATTTAGACCCTGATGAATTTGTCGAACAAGTAGAGTTAAGTATTGATGAAATCAATGATTTAGTAGCAAACTTAGAAATTACAGATTCTAAAACTTTAATTGCACTTCAACATCTATTATCAAATTATAATCATTCTAAATAA
- a CDS encoding ATP-binding protein, whose product MKRLNNVVIKLWLTIILIVTTVLILLSAALITFIQNYYTQDTEQSLIKDAERISVLLEESDNKALAIKHSKALIEGPSGLIIMKNKNDEFYNSHSKLKNEMMNVITKNSNYQKVFKDHHKASQHVKLKVDGKTRTYVLLGYPTKIDAANPNGAVFIYQDLKSIDDTNNVITIIILATAVIFLIITTVFAFFLSSRITKPLRQLRTQAMNVSEGDYTQVNNINSKDEIGELAHSFNKMSNDIQRHIDEISASKNIRDSLINSMVEGVLGINEKREIILSNEMAKKMAEQLRATKKEQFTEQMDRTFEEKEIQFQEYEVKNRYYVVIMSYIEQFQPHQSGVVAIIRDMTNEHQLDQMKKDFIANVSHELRTPIALLQGYTESIVDGVVSEPEEIRDSLSIVLDETQRLNRLVNELLNVARMDAEGLSVNKEVQPIDNLLQRMQLKYRQQALDLQIDINLAPDTNGKLWYYDTDRMEQVLTNLVDNASRYTSPGDAITISTGESDQYDILYVSDTGSGIAPEHIDLVFDRFYKVDASRKRGKEGTGLGLFICRMIIEAQDGTIDLKSHLGEGTTFIIKLPKPPKR is encoded by the coding sequence ATGAAACGGCTCAATAATGTCGTAATAAAACTGTGGTTAACTATAATTCTTATAGTGACGACAGTTTTAATTTTACTTAGTGCAGCTTTAATTACCTTTATTCAAAACTATTATACGCAAGATACTGAACAATCCTTAATTAAAGATGCCGAACGTATCAGTGTATTACTCGAAGAATCCGATAATAAGGCACTGGCAATCAAACATAGTAAAGCATTGATTGAAGGTCCAAGCGGCCTGATTATTATGAAGAATAAAAACGATGAATTCTATAATTCACATTCTAAACTGAAAAACGAAATGATGAATGTGATTACTAAAAATTCAAATTATCAAAAAGTATTTAAAGACCATCATAAAGCCTCACAACATGTGAAGTTAAAAGTCGATGGTAAAACAAGAACTTACGTATTGTTAGGTTATCCGACAAAAATAGATGCTGCCAATCCAAACGGAGCAGTATTTATTTATCAAGACTTAAAGAGTATAGATGATACCAATAATGTGATTACCATCATTATTTTAGCGACCGCAGTTATCTTCTTAATTATAACGACTGTTTTTGCATTCTTTTTATCATCAAGAATTACCAAACCGCTTCGCCAACTCCGTACTCAAGCAATGAATGTATCTGAAGGCGACTATACGCAAGTCAACAATATCAATTCGAAAGATGAAATTGGCGAGTTAGCACATTCTTTCAATAAGATGAGCAATGATATCCAAAGACATATTGATGAGATTTCTGCTTCAAAAAATATCAGAGACAGTCTTATCAATTCAATGGTTGAAGGCGTACTAGGAATTAATGAAAAGAGAGAAATTATTCTTTCCAATGAAATGGCTAAAAAAATGGCCGAGCAGCTACGAGCTACAAAAAAAGAACAATTTACTGAACAAATGGATCGTACGTTTGAAGAAAAAGAAATTCAGTTCCAAGAATATGAAGTCAAAAATCGCTATTATGTCGTTATTATGAGTTATATCGAACAATTCCAACCGCATCAAAGCGGAGTGGTAGCGATTATTCGAGATATGACCAACGAGCATCAGTTAGATCAAATGAAAAAAGATTTCATTGCTAATGTTTCTCATGAACTACGTACACCTATCGCCTTATTGCAAGGTTACACAGAATCTATTGTGGACGGCGTAGTTTCTGAACCAGAAGAAATCAGAGATTCACTTTCAATCGTTCTAGACGAAACACAACGCTTAAATCGTCTCGTCAATGAACTTTTAAATGTAGCAAGAATGGATGCTGAGGGACTATCAGTTAACAAAGAAGTTCAACCTATCGATAACTTATTGCAACGCATGCAATTGAAATATCGTCAACAGGCTTTAGATTTGCAGATTGATATTAATTTAGCACCAGACACTAATGGAAAACTTTGGTACTATGATACCGATAGAATGGAGCAAGTACTGACAAACTTAGTGGACAATGCCTCCCGCTATACTTCACCGGGAGATGCAATTACTATCAGTACAGGCGAATCAGATCAATACGATATTTTATATGTTTCCGATACAGGCAGTGGCATAGCACCCGAACATATCGATTTAGTATTTGATAGATTCTACAAAGTAGATGCTTCTAGAAAACGCGGTAAAGAAGGCACAGGATTAGGCTTATTTATCTGCCGTATGATTATTGAAGCACAAGACGGTACGATCGACTTGAAGAGTCATTTAGGAGAGGGTACAACCTTTATTATTAAATTACCTAAGCCTCCAAAAAGATAA
- a CDS encoding DUF309 domain-containing protein — protein sequence MEEALLSYYYQFHAKQHYFLCHDILEEAWKAQPSYSKNDAVVSLILCATGCYHYRRGNNKGAATLFKRAYRVADYQNNNMETLGVKHQAYLNMLTQLCENASQQCSFQVTELPLLAITIKKLKQCYPDYAVMTYINETPYIYDHHLLRDRHEVEQARIEALKRSKLKWQKDHDNAEGN from the coding sequence ATGGAAGAGGCATTATTATCTTATTATTATCAATTTCATGCCAAACAGCATTATTTTTTATGTCATGACATTTTAGAAGAGGCTTGGAAAGCACAACCTTCCTATTCTAAGAATGACGCAGTAGTTAGCCTGATATTATGCGCAACAGGGTGCTATCATTATCGTCGGGGCAATAACAAAGGAGCGGCAACTTTATTTAAACGGGCCTACCGTGTAGCAGATTATCAGAATAACAACATGGAAACCTTAGGAGTAAAGCATCAGGCCTATTTAAATATGCTCACTCAATTATGTGAAAATGCAAGCCAACAATGCAGTTTCCAAGTTACTGAATTACCTTTGCTTGCTATAACTATCAAGAAGTTGAAGCAATGCTATCCAGATTATGCAGTGATGACCTATATTAATGAAACACCGTATATTTATGACCATCATTTATTAAGGGATCGGCATGAAGTAGAACAAGCTAGAATAGAAGCATTGAAAAGAAGTAAATTAAAATGGCAGAAAGACCATGATAATGCAGAAGGAAATTGA
- a CDS encoding Fur family transcriptional regulator, which yields MEERLKRVKQQLQQSSYKLTPQREATLRVLIENESDHLSAEDVYLKVKDKAPEIGLATVYRTLELLAELKIVDKINFGDGVSRFDLKKEGEKHFHHHLVCMECGKVEEIAEDLLPKVEERVENEFNFKILDHRLTFHGICSECQQKKKEV from the coding sequence GTGGAAGAACGTTTAAAACGCGTGAAGCAGCAATTACAACAATCATCTTATAAATTAACTCCACAACGTGAAGCAACTTTAAGAGTTTTGATTGAGAATGAATCAGATCACCTTAGTGCTGAAGATGTTTATTTGAAAGTAAAAGATAAAGCACCTGAAATCGGTTTAGCAACAGTGTATAGAACTTTAGAGTTGCTTGCTGAGTTGAAAATCGTTGATAAAATCAACTTCGGAGATGGTGTATCTCGTTTTGACTTGAAAAAAGAAGGCGAAAAACACTTTCATCACCATTTAGTTTGCATGGAATGCGGCAAAGTTGAGGAAATTGCTGAAGATTTATTGCCTAAAGTTGAAGAACGCGTAGAAAATGAATTTAATTTTAAAATCTTAGATCACCGTCTTACATTTCATGGCATTTGCAGTGAATGTCAACAAAAGAAAAAAGAAGTATGA
- a CDS encoding pseudouridine synthase — MSKELERLQKRIANSGYTSRRKAETLITEGKVKVNGETVTELGTKVKASDNVEVEGVKLEQEDKLYILFYKPAQVITSVSDDRGRTVVTDYFDDLETRIYPVGRLDYDTSGLLLLTNDGEFTNLMTHPRYKIKKKYVAKLKGYLMRDEVKALEKGVQLEDGKTHPAEIKIKNQNQEKNTTVVEITISEGRNRQVRRMFEHFGHEVTKLSRIELGGFLTLKGLNAGEGRVMTPHEVKKLRNLAENG; from the coding sequence ATGAGTAAAGAATTAGAAAGATTACAAAAGAGAATTGCAAACAGCGGCTACACTTCACGCAGAAAAGCGGAAACATTAATCACTGAAGGCAAGGTTAAAGTAAATGGTGAAACGGTGACTGAATTAGGTACAAAAGTTAAAGCCTCTGATAATGTTGAAGTAGAAGGCGTTAAATTAGAACAAGAAGATAAACTTTATATTCTTTTTTACAAGCCGGCACAAGTCATTACCAGCGTTTCAGACGATCGCGGCAGAACAGTTGTAACAGATTATTTCGATGACTTGGAAACGCGAATTTATCCTGTGGGCAGATTAGATTATGATACTTCAGGTTTACTGTTGTTAACTAACGATGGGGAATTTACTAATCTAATGACACATCCAAGATATAAAATTAAGAAGAAATATGTTGCCAAGTTGAAAGGATACTTGATGAGAGATGAAGTCAAAGCACTGGAAAAAGGTGTTCAATTAGAAGACGGTAAAACGCACCCAGCTGAAATCAAGATTAAAAATCAAAACCAAGAAAAAAATACAACGGTAGTAGAAATTACTATCTCAGAAGGCAGAAACCGTCAAGTACGCCGTATGTTTGAACATTTTGGACATGAAGTTACTAAACTTTCACGTATTGAACTAGGAGGCTTTTTAACACTTAAAGGCTTAAATGCTGGTGAAGGACGTGTAATGACACCCCATGAAGTTAAGAAACTCAGAAACTTAGCTGAGAATGGTTAA
- a CDS encoding SDR family NAD(P)-dependent oxidoreductase: protein MENLIGKHFIITGGTSGLGYALTKVLLERGAKVTLLVRNMAKFKQTYFPHNPHLIQAIPCDLNSTEQIKALDFANATIDGLIHSAGLGYFKSISAHNEAEMLETYRINVVHFNILLNHLAPSFSKHPYIIGISSLAAFSTQAHSGHYAASKAAFNQVLNTYRLEHPNYHILTVNAGPIRTPFHAKADPTLKYAAQVDKLMLDPDELANQIVIHMLHHKAELNAPKWLHSLLKLYQLAPRKLEHAFPKLFNNKKE, encoded by the coding sequence ATGGAGAACTTAATTGGAAAGCATTTTATCATTACAGGAGGTACAAGCGGACTAGGCTATGCTTTAACAAAAGTACTATTGGAGAGGGGCGCAAAGGTGACACTCCTCGTCAGAAATATGGCTAAATTCAAGCAAACTTATTTTCCACACAACCCACATTTAATTCAAGCTATACCCTGTGATTTAAATTCGACAGAACAAATTAAAGCTTTAGATTTTGCGAATGCTACAATTGATGGTCTTATACATAGCGCTGGTTTAGGTTATTTCAAATCAATCAGTGCACATAACGAAGCAGAAATGCTTGAAACATACAGAATCAATGTCGTTCATTTCAACATCTTATTGAATCATTTGGCACCAAGCTTTTCAAAACATCCTTACATTATAGGCATCAGCAGTTTAGCTGCCTTCTCTACACAAGCTCATAGCGGACATTACGCAGCAAGTAAAGCTGCTTTCAACCAAGTATTGAATACCTACCGTCTCGAGCATCCGAATTACCATATTTTAACAGTCAATGCAGGGCCTATTCGTACGCCTTTCCACGCAAAAGCAGATCCAACATTGAAATATGCGGCTCAAGTAGACAAGTTGATGTTAGACCCAGATGAATTAGCCAATCAAATTGTAATCCATATGCTACATCATAAGGCAGAGTTAAATGCGCCCAAATGGTTGCACAGCTTACTTAAATTATATCAGTTAGCACCTAGAAAGTTAGAACATGCTTTTCCGAAATTATTTAATAATAAAAAAGAATGA
- the xerD gene encoding site-specific tyrosine recombinase XerD, whose protein sequence is METNYNVVIEEYLKFIQIEKGLSANTIGAYRRDLNKYKEYLVLKKISNIDFIDREIIQQCLGYLHDDGHSAKSIARFISTVRSFHQFALRERYAAKDPTVLIETPKYERRLPDVLDVEDVLALLETPDLSKNNGYRDRTILELLYATGMRVTELIHVRVEDVNLIMGFVRVFGKGSKERIIPLGETVIDYLKKYIETVRPQLLKQTVTDVLFLNMHGKPLSRQGIWKLIKQYGVKANIKKKLTPHSLRHSFATHLLENGADLRAVQEMLGHSDISTTQLYTHVSKSQIRKMYNEFHPRA, encoded by the coding sequence ATGGAAACCAATTATAATGTAGTAATCGAAGAATATCTAAAATTTATACAAATTGAAAAAGGACTAAGTGCGAATACAATCGGCGCTTATCGCAGAGATTTGAATAAATACAAAGAATATCTAGTATTAAAGAAGATTAGTAATATAGATTTTATAGACCGTGAAATTATTCAACAATGCTTAGGCTACCTGCATGATGATGGTCATTCAGCTAAGTCTATTGCTCGTTTTATTTCTACTGTCAGAAGTTTTCATCAGTTTGCTTTAAGAGAACGTTATGCAGCGAAAGATCCGACTGTTTTAATTGAAACACCAAAATATGAACGGCGCTTGCCAGATGTATTAGATGTTGAGGACGTGCTTGCATTATTAGAAACACCCGATTTGTCAAAAAATAATGGATACAGAGACCGCACCATTTTAGAGTTGTTGTATGCGACTGGGATGCGTGTGACGGAATTGATTCATGTACGAGTTGAAGATGTCAACTTAATCATGGGATTTGTGCGAGTTTTCGGTAAAGGCAGCAAAGAACGAATTATCCCGTTAGGCGAGACGGTGATAGATTATTTAAAAAAATATATCGAAACAGTCAGACCGCAGTTGTTGAAACAAACAGTTACTGACGTTTTATTCTTAAATATGCACGGCAAACCTTTATCTAGACAAGGTATTTGGAAACTTATCAAACAATATGGCGTTAAAGCCAATATTAAAAAGAAACTGACGCCGCACTCACTCAGACATTCATTTGCCACTCATTTGCTTGAAAATGGTGCTGATTTAAGAGCGGTTCAAGAGATGTTGGGGCACTCAGATATTTCGACCACACAACTTTATACTCATGTCTCAAAATCACAAATCAGAAAAATGTACAATGAATTCCATCCTAGAGCTTAA
- the rnz gene encoding ribonuclease Z, with amino-acid sequence MEITFFGTGAALPTKERNTQAIALNLEPYSNSIWLFDAGEGTQHQILHHSIKLGKINHIFITHMHGDHIYGLPGILTSRSFQGGENKPLTIVGPRGIKDYIEITLQASLSRLNYPITFIEMDEQLHYQHEGITVTAYHLNHGVPSFGYRVEAPTTPGKINVAALREIGMEPGPKYQEVKDSETFIFDGKIYQSSDFKGDAKVGPKIAIFGDTMPCENELKIAHGVDVLVHESTYIDGDRTLADNHNHSHIADVLSLLEKSEAKQALLNHISNRYNLNDIDKLYAELQNQYPDLKFKFVRDFDTFAI; translated from the coding sequence ATGGAAATTACATTTTTCGGTACAGGCGCCGCTTTGCCGACCAAAGAACGCAATACACAAGCTATAGCGCTCAACTTGGAACCTTATTCAAATTCTATCTGGCTCTTTGATGCAGGGGAAGGAACACAGCACCAAATTCTGCATCATTCCATTAAACTCGGAAAAATTAATCATATATTTATAACACATATGCATGGCGACCATATTTATGGATTACCAGGCATATTGACCAGCCGTTCTTTCCAAGGCGGTGAAAATAAACCTTTAACAATTGTAGGTCCTAGAGGTATCAAAGATTACATTGAAATCACACTGCAGGCATCTCTTTCACGTTTGAATTATCCAATTACCTTTATTGAAATGGATGAGCAGCTGCATTACCAGCATGAAGGCATTACAGTTACTGCGTATCATCTGAATCACGGCGTACCTTCATTCGGTTATCGTGTTGAAGCACCGACTACACCGGGAAAAATAAATGTTGCTGCCTTGCGTGAAATTGGAATGGAACCAGGACCAAAATATCAAGAAGTAAAAGATTCTGAGACCTTTATTTTCGATGGTAAAATCTATCAATCCTCTGATTTTAAAGGGGACGCAAAAGTCGGTCCCAAAATAGCAATTTTCGGTGATACTATGCCGTGTGAAAACGAACTTAAAATTGCACACGGGGTCGATGTTCTTGTCCATGAATCTACATATATAGACGGCGACAGAACTTTAGCAGATAACCACAACCACAGTCATATTGCTGATGTTTTGTCTTTGCTAGAAAAATCAGAAGCGAAGCAAGCACTTTTAAATCATATCAGCAATCGTTACAATCTTAATGATATAGATAAACTCTATGCTGAGTTACAAAATCAATATCCAGATTTAAAATTTAAATTTGTCAGAGATTTTGATACTTTTGCAATCTAA
- a CDS encoding segregation and condensation protein A translates to MYEVKLDAFNGPLDLLLHLIHKYEIDIYDIPMKALTEQYMNYIHAMKKLEINIASEYLVVASELLMIKSKMLLPQYDVEEESELDDPREDLVGRLIEYQNYKEYTEFLNEMKAQRENYYSKHPTDLSHLETVEVWDDSQTIDLTELIMAYQRIKTRTSFNTPKSVTIQKETFTIEQASKQVTEKLALSNSFNFFSLFTFKETTEEVVTHFLAILEMSKSGIIQINQDKDFADISITRGVNYGIGA, encoded by the coding sequence ATGTACGAAGTTAAACTAGATGCTTTCAACGGTCCCTTGGACTTATTGCTTCATTTGATACATAAATATGAAATCGACATTTACGATATTCCGATGAAAGCTTTAACAGAGCAATATATGAATTATATTCACGCAATGAAAAAATTAGAAATTAATATCGCCAGCGAATATTTAGTTGTAGCTTCTGAATTATTGATGATTAAAAGTAAAATGCTTTTACCTCAATATGATGTAGAGGAAGAAAGTGAATTAGATGACCCGCGTGAAGATTTAGTCGGACGATTAATTGAATATCAAAACTATAAAGAATATACAGAGTTTCTGAATGAAATGAAAGCACAAAGAGAAAATTATTACAGCAAACATCCTACAGATTTAAGTCACTTGGAGACTGTAGAAGTCTGGGATGATTCCCAAACTATTGATTTAACAGAATTAATTATGGCATATCAAAGAATTAAAACCAGAACGTCTTTCAACACACCTAAAAGTGTAACAATTCAAAAAGAAACGTTTACTATTGAACAAGCTTCAAAACAAGTCACTGAAAAGCTCGCACTTTCCAACTCTTTTAATTTTTTCAGTCTCTTCACTTTCAAAGAAACGACAGAAGAAGTGGTGACTCATTTCTTAGCAATTTTAGAAATGTCTAAATCGGGAATTATACAAATTAACCAAGATAAAGATTTTGCAGATATCAGTATTACAAGAGGTGTAAATTATGGCATTGGAGCATAA
- a CDS encoding response regulator, with the protein MTKILVVDDEERIRRLLKLYLERESFDIEEAEDGKEALDMALNNDYACILLDLMLPELDGIEVANRLREYKDTPIIMLTAKGEETNRVEGFESGADDYIVKPFSPREVVLRVKALLRRTLTATSEQNEPHARDLIEFKHLVIDNDAHRVLADGTQVNLTPKEYELLIFLAKTPNKVFDREQLLKDVWHYEFYGDLRTVDTHVKRLREKLNRVSSDAAHMIQTVWGVGYKFEVNSNDETAQ; encoded by the coding sequence ATGACAAAAATACTTGTCGTTGATGATGAAGAAAGAATCCGAAGACTGCTTAAATTATATTTAGAAAGAGAATCTTTTGATATCGAAGAAGCTGAAGACGGCAAAGAAGCATTAGATATGGCATTGAATAATGATTATGCTTGTATCTTATTAGACTTAATGCTTCCCGAATTAGACGGTATAGAAGTTGCAAACCGTTTAAGAGAGTATAAAGACACACCTATTATTATGTTGACAGCTAAAGGGGAAGAGACAAACCGTGTGGAAGGATTTGAATCTGGGGCAGATGACTATATCGTCAAACCATTTTCACCTCGCGAAGTTGTTTTACGCGTCAAAGCCCTGTTAAGACGTACCTTAACAGCAACTTCTGAGCAAAATGAGCCACACGCTAGAGATTTGATTGAATTCAAACATTTAGTGATTGATAACGATGCACATCGTGTACTTGCTGATGGCACTCAAGTCAACTTAACGCCGAAAGAATATGAACTTTTAATTTTCTTAGCGAAAACACCGAACAAGGTTTTTGACCGTGAACAATTATTGAAAGATGTATGGCATTATGAATTCTACGGAGACTTGCGTACTGTAGATACACATGTCAAACGTCTTAGAGAAAAATTAAATCGTGTATCCTCAGACGCAGCGCATATGATTCAAACTGTCTGGGGTGTCGGTTATAAATTCGAGGTCAACAGCAATGATGAAACGGCTCAATAA